From the Nitrobacter hamburgensis X14 genome, one window contains:
- a CDS encoding FeoA family protein codes for MSDLDTSIPEATQTTPLGLARRGFCGRVSAIMVNGDHLGVSAMEIERRLLEFGIVEGVSVQILHEGPIGRDPIAVRVNGTTIALRRCEAMAIIVGDHSPSADAAE; via the coding sequence ATGTCCGATCTCGACACCAGTATCCCCGAAGCTACGCAGACCACGCCGCTCGGCCTCGCGCGGCGCGGCTTTTGCGGCCGGGTCAGCGCCATCATGGTCAACGGCGACCACCTTGGCGTGTCGGCGATGGAGATCGAACGGCGTCTTCTTGAATTTGGCATCGTCGAAGGCGTGTCGGTGCAGATCCTGCATGAAGGGCCGATCGGCCGGGATCCGATCGCGGTCCGGGTCAACGGCACGACAATCGCGCTGCGCCGGTGCGAAGCCATGGCGATTATCGTTGGCGATCACAGCCCGTCGGCGGATGCCGCTGAATGA
- the feoB gene encoding ferrous iron transporter B: MTAIEVNDWRIALVGTPNSGKTALFNALTGSRQKVANYAGVTVERKSGVLRTASGHLVNLIDLPGTYSLRGRSPDEDITRDVILGKFASESPPDFLLCVADATNLRVAMRLVIELKRVHRPMLLVLNMIDIARRRGVDIDLDKLSAELGIPVVTSTAVRRGGIDDLLRRIDDIAGKPTEAIVASEWTTPAVSDLRAAQREADRVIRAAVSEPAKPDTWTTRVDTVLLHPIWGMVSLLLLLFVMFQAVFAWAEPAMELITQGFDALGAFSATVLPEGLLQSFVQNGVISGVGSVIVFLPQILILFLFILLLEDLGYMARAAFLMDRIMGGAGLHGRAFIPLLSSFACAIPGIMATRVIDNKRDRLTTIMVAPLMTCSARIPVYTLIIAAFVPNRPVLGVLGLQGLVMFGLYAAGIFSALAVSFVANRFFWRDSATPPFMLELPDYKLPQLRSVLMNLYQRAMAFLKRAGTTIFSMMVLIWFLASFPRPPMGATEPAIDFSLAAMIGRWIEPVLAPIGFNWQISVALIPGMAAREVAVASLGTVYAIEGGKEAADQVGHMLAGQWSLATALAFLAWYVFAPQCASTLAVIKRETGGWRWVLITFFYMLSMAYLAAFVTYRIALALGWG, encoded by the coding sequence ATGACTGCGATCGAGGTCAATGACTGGCGCATCGCCCTGGTTGGAACGCCGAACAGCGGCAAGACCGCCTTGTTCAATGCGCTTACGGGCAGCCGACAGAAGGTGGCCAACTACGCCGGCGTCACGGTGGAGCGAAAGTCGGGGGTTTTGCGAACCGCATCCGGCCACCTGGTCAACCTGATCGACCTGCCGGGGACCTATTCATTGCGGGGCCGCAGCCCGGACGAGGATATCACCCGCGACGTCATTCTCGGCAAGTTTGCGAGCGAAAGTCCGCCGGACTTTCTGCTCTGCGTGGCCGATGCCACCAATCTTCGCGTGGCGATGCGCCTCGTCATCGAATTGAAGCGCGTTCACCGGCCGATGCTTTTGGTGCTGAACATGATCGACATCGCGCGGCGGCGCGGCGTCGACATTGATCTCGACAAGCTCTCCGCCGAACTTGGCATACCGGTCGTCACATCGACCGCCGTGCGGCGCGGCGGCATCGACGATCTGCTGCGCCGGATCGATGACATCGCCGGCAAGCCGACCGAGGCCATTGTCGCGAGCGAGTGGACGACGCCGGCCGTGTCCGACCTGCGCGCGGCGCAGCGCGAGGCCGATCGCGTGATCCGCGCCGCGGTCAGCGAGCCGGCCAAGCCCGATACATGGACCACGCGTGTAGACACCGTGCTGCTGCATCCGATATGGGGCATGGTCTCGCTGCTCCTGCTGCTGTTCGTGATGTTCCAGGCCGTGTTCGCCTGGGCTGAACCGGCGATGGAGCTCATCACCCAGGGTTTCGATGCGCTCGGCGCGTTCTCCGCGACCGTGCTGCCGGAAGGATTGTTGCAGAGCTTCGTCCAGAACGGCGTGATCTCCGGCGTCGGCAGCGTCATCGTGTTCCTGCCGCAAATCCTCATTCTGTTTCTTTTCATTCTGCTGCTCGAAGATCTCGGCTACATGGCGCGCGCGGCCTTCCTGATGGACCGCATCATGGGCGGCGCCGGACTGCACGGTCGCGCCTTCATCCCGCTGCTGTCGAGCTTTGCCTGCGCGATTCCGGGGATCATGGCGACGCGGGTGATCGATAACAAGCGTGACCGGCTGACCACCATCATGGTCGCGCCGCTGATGACCTGCTCGGCGCGCATCCCGGTCTATACGCTGATTATCGCCGCCTTCGTGCCGAACCGGCCGGTGCTCGGCGTTCTCGGGTTGCAGGGGCTCGTGATGTTCGGGCTCTATGCGGCGGGCATCTTCAGCGCGCTCGCGGTATCGTTCGTGGCCAATCGCTTTTTCTGGCGTGACAGCGCGACGCCGCCCTTCATGCTGGAGCTGCCGGATTACAAGCTGCCGCAATTGCGCAGTGTGCTGATGAACCTCTACCAGCGCGCGATGGCGTTTCTGAAGCGCGCCGGCACCACGATCTTTTCCATGATGGTTCTGATCTGGTTTCTGGCGTCGTTCCCGCGCCCGCCGATGGGCGCTACCGAACCCGCGATCGATTTCAGTCTTGCGGCCATGATCGGCCGCTGGATCGAACCGGTGCTCGCGCCGATCGGATTCAACTGGCAGATCAGCGTCGCGCTTATTCCCGGCATGGCGGCGCGCGAGGTGGCGGTGGCCTCGCTCGGCACCGTGTATGCGATCGAGGGCGGCAAGGAGGCGGCGGACCAGGTCGGTCACATGCTCGCCGGACAATGGAGTCTCGCGACCGCGCTGGCGTTTCTCGCCTGGTATGTCTTTGCGCCGCAATGCGCCTCGACGCTCGCCGTCATCAAGCGCGAGACCGGCGGATGGCGCTGGGTGCTGATTACATTCTTCTACATGCTGTCGATGGCCTATCTGGCCGCGTTCGTTACCTACCGCATCGCGCTGGCGCTGGGTTGGGGTTGA
- a CDS encoding alpha-hydroxy acid oxidase: MDRITCIEDLREVHKRRVPKAFFDYVDRGSYSEQTYRANHEDLQAIRFRQRILVNIAKRDLATAILGEKANLPLILAPVGSTGMQYGDDEIHACRAAQAAGIPYTLSTMSINSIEDVAESVEKPFWFQLYVMKDRGFVRELIERAMAAKCSALVLTVDLQVLGQRHQDIKNGLSVPPQLFSLANMIDFISKPSWLIGTLRARRRNFGNIAGHVKGVDDLGSVAGWVAEQFDATLSWRDVDWIRGIWPGKLVIKGILDVGDAREAAKIGAQALVVSNHGGRQLDGAQSSIEVLPAIVDAVGSKIEVMFDSGIRSGQDVMRALALGARSCMIGRAYVYGLGAFGGPGVTKALDIIAKELSVTMGLCGVNTIAEIDGRVLAI; this comes from the coding sequence ATGGATCGCATCACCTGCATCGAGGATCTGCGCGAGGTCCACAAGCGCCGCGTGCCGAAGGCGTTCTTCGACTACGTCGATCGCGGCTCCTATTCCGAGCAGACATACCGCGCCAACCACGAAGACTTGCAGGCAATCAGGTTTCGCCAGCGGATTCTGGTCAATATCGCGAAGCGCGATCTCGCGACCGCCATCCTCGGCGAGAAGGCGAACCTGCCGCTGATCCTGGCGCCGGTCGGCTCGACCGGGATGCAGTACGGCGACGACGAGATTCACGCCTGCCGCGCCGCGCAGGCGGCCGGCATCCCGTATACGCTGAGCACGATGTCGATCAATTCGATCGAGGACGTGGCGGAGAGCGTCGAGAAGCCGTTCTGGTTTCAGCTCTACGTCATGAAGGATCGCGGCTTCGTCAGGGAATTGATCGAGCGCGCCATGGCGGCGAAATGCAGCGCGCTGGTGCTGACGGTGGATCTGCAGGTGCTGGGCCAGCGCCATCAGGACATCAAGAACGGCCTGTCGGTGCCGCCGCAACTGTTCAGCCTCGCCAACATGATCGACTTCATAAGCAAGCCGTCATGGCTGATCGGCACGCTGCGCGCCAGGCGGCGGAATTTCGGCAACATCGCGGGGCACGTCAAAGGCGTCGACGATCTCGGTTCGGTGGCGGGCTGGGTCGCCGAGCAGTTCGACGCCACGCTGAGCTGGAGGGATGTCGACTGGATCCGCGGCATATGGCCCGGAAAGCTGGTCATCAAGGGCATCCTCGACGTCGGAGACGCCCGGGAAGCAGCGAAGATCGGCGCACAAGCGCTGGTGGTGTCCAACCATGGCGGCCGTCAGCTCGACGGCGCCCAATCCTCGATCGAGGTGCTGCCGGCGATCGTCGATGCGGTCGGCTCGAAAATCGAGGTCATGTTCGACAGCGGCATCCGCTCGGGCCAGGACGTGATGCGCGCGCTCGCGCTCGGCGCAAGATCCTGCATGATCGGCCGCGCCTATGTCTACGGCCTCGGCGCGTTCGGCGGCCCGGGCGTCACCAAGGCGCTCGACATCATCGCGAAGGAACTGAGCGTGACCATGGGCCTGTGCGGGGTCAACACGATTGCCGAAATCGACGGCCGCGTACTGGCAATTTAG
- the glmM gene encoding phosphoglucosamine mutase: protein MSRKYFGTDGIRGRANGLITPELAMKVGQAAGLVFQRGEYRHRVVIGKDTRLSGYMIEYALVAGFTSVGMDVLLLGPMPTPAVAMLTKSMRADLGVMISASHNLFEDNGIKMFGPRGFKLSDAVEKQIEQLLDENLDKKLAQSTGLGRARRIDGVHDRYIEFAKRTLPRELSLDGLRVVVDCANGAAYRVVPEALWELGADVVPISVEPDGFNINKECGSTAPEALCRKVREMRADIGIALDGDADRVIIVDERGHVVDGDQLLAVIAESWKEDGRLTKPGIVATVMSNLGLERFLEGQELSLVRTPVGDRYVLEQMLKQGYNLGGEQSGHIILSDYATTGDGFVSALQVLAVVQKLGRPVSEVCHKFEPLPQILKNYRYRSGKPLDRAEVKSAITAGEKRLNGHGRLLVRSSGTEPVIRVMGEGDDRILVEDVVDTIVSALGGPAAA, encoded by the coding sequence ATGAGCCGCAAGTATTTCGGAACCGACGGCATCCGTGGCCGCGCCAACGGCCTGATCACGCCGGAACTTGCGATGAAGGTCGGGCAGGCCGCCGGACTGGTGTTCCAGCGAGGCGAGTACCGTCATCGCGTCGTGATCGGAAAGGATACCCGGCTCTCCGGCTACATGATCGAGTATGCGCTGGTCGCGGGCTTCACCTCGGTCGGCATGGATGTGCTGCTGCTCGGCCCGATGCCGACGCCGGCGGTGGCGATGCTGACCAAGTCGATGCGCGCCGACCTCGGCGTCATGATCTCCGCCTCGCACAACCTGTTCGAGGACAACGGGATCAAAATGTTCGGCCCGCGAGGCTTCAAGCTGTCCGACGCCGTCGAAAAGCAGATCGAACAGTTGCTCGACGAAAACCTCGACAAGAAACTGGCGCAGAGCACGGGCCTCGGTCGCGCCCGCCGCATCGACGGCGTGCACGATCGCTATATCGAATTCGCCAAACGCACGCTGCCCCGCGAACTCAGCCTCGACGGGCTGAGAGTGGTGGTCGATTGCGCCAACGGCGCTGCCTACAGGGTGGTGCCCGAGGCGCTGTGGGAACTGGGCGCGGACGTCGTTCCGATCAGCGTCGAGCCCGACGGCTTCAATATCAACAAGGAATGCGGCTCCACCGCGCCGGAGGCGCTGTGCCGCAAGGTCCGCGAGATGCGCGCCGATATCGGCATTGCGCTCGACGGCGACGCCGACCGCGTCATCATCGTCGACGAGCGCGGCCACGTGGTCGACGGCGATCAGCTTCTCGCCGTGATCGCGGAGAGCTGGAAGGAAGACGGCCGGCTGACCAAGCCTGGGATTGTCGCCACGGTGATGTCGAATCTCGGTCTTGAGCGTTTCCTCGAGGGGCAAGAGTTGTCGCTGGTGCGGACCCCGGTCGGCGACCGCTACGTGCTCGAGCAGATGCTGAAGCAGGGCTACAATCTCGGTGGCGAGCAATCGGGCCACATCATCTTGTCGGACTATGCGACCACCGGAGACGGCTTCGTGTCCGCGCTTCAGGTGCTTGCCGTGGTGCAGAAGCTGGGCCGCCCGGTTTCCGAGGTCTGCCACAAGTTCGAGCCGCTGCCGCAGATCCTGAAGAACTACCGCTATCGCAGCGGCAAGCCGCTGGATCGTGCCGAGGTCAAGTCGGCGATTACCGCGGGCGAGAAGCGCCTCAACGGGCATGGCCGCCTGCTGGTCCGCTCCTCCGGAACCGAGCCGGTGATCCGCGTGATGGGCGAGGGCGACGACCGTATCCTGGTCGAGGACGTCGTGGACACGATCGTTTCCGCGCTGGGCGGCCCGGCGGCGGCGTGA
- a CDS encoding MFS transporter, whose amino-acid sequence MDKPVIASEETQVAPVVVPGVAEKAAVGPVYLVLGGISFSHFLNDTMQSLIPSVYPILKENYALDFAQIGMITLAFQVTASLLQPVVGYVTDKKAQPFSLAIGMGSTFVGLLLLSVAHVYGMILVSAGLVGLGSAVFHPESSRIARMASGGRYGYAQAVFQVGGNFGSAMGPMLAALIVVPFGQPSIAWFSVIAATAILILWRIGRWYKPLIAPRVSKAVARQPNAPSPRRTALAIAILIVLVFSKFIYMASLTSYYTFFLIHKFGVSTQTSQIFLFMFLAATAVGTYFGGPIGDRIGRRYVIWFSILGVLPFTLLLPFANLFWTAILSIVIGFVISSAMPAIIVFAQELMPHRFGMISGMFFGFAFGAGGLGAALLGEVADAKGIEFVYQACAFLPAIGLLAMFLPKMPKIRHG is encoded by the coding sequence GTGGACAAGCCCGTCATCGCCTCCGAGGAAACGCAGGTCGCGCCGGTCGTGGTTCCCGGGGTTGCCGAAAAGGCGGCCGTCGGTCCCGTTTATCTTGTGCTCGGCGGCATCAGCTTCTCGCATTTTCTGAACGACACCATGCAGTCGTTGATTCCCTCGGTCTATCCGATCCTGAAGGAGAACTACGCGCTCGACTTCGCCCAGATCGGAATGATTACTCTGGCATTTCAGGTGACGGCGTCGCTGCTGCAACCCGTGGTCGGCTATGTCACCGACAAGAAGGCTCAGCCGTTCTCGCTCGCCATCGGCATGGGTTCTACTTTCGTCGGGTTGCTGCTGCTGAGCGTAGCGCATGTCTACGGGATGATCCTTGTTTCCGCCGGACTTGTCGGTCTGGGCTCCGCGGTGTTCCATCCGGAGTCCTCGCGCATCGCGCGGATGGCGTCGGGCGGACGTTATGGATACGCCCAAGCGGTGTTTCAGGTCGGCGGCAATTTCGGCTCGGCGATGGGGCCGATGCTGGCGGCGCTGATCGTGGTGCCGTTCGGCCAGCCGAGCATCGCCTGGTTCTCTGTGATTGCGGCAACCGCGATCCTGATCCTTTGGCGAATCGGGCGCTGGTACAAGCCGCTGATCGCCCCACGCGTCAGCAAGGCGGTGGCGCGCCAGCCCAACGCGCCGTCACCGCGGCGCACGGCGCTGGCGATCGCCATCCTGATCGTGCTGGTGTTTTCCAAGTTCATCTACATGGCGAGCCTGACCAGCTACTACACGTTCTTCCTGATTCACAAGTTCGGCGTTTCGACCCAGACGTCGCAGATATTCCTGTTCATGTTCCTCGCCGCAACCGCGGTCGGCACCTATTTCGGCGGCCCGATCGGCGACCGGATCGGCCGTCGCTATGTGATCTGGTTCTCGATCCTCGGAGTGCTGCCGTTCACCCTGCTGCTGCCGTTCGCCAACCTGTTCTGGACCGCGATACTGAGCATCGTCATCGGCTTTGTCATCTCCTCGGCGATGCCAGCGATCATTGTGTTCGCGCAGGAACTGATGCCGCATCGCTTCGGCATGATCTCGGGGATGTTCTTTGGCTTTGCGTTCGGCGCCGGAGGACTTGGAGCGGCGCTGCTCGGTGAGGTCGCGGACGCGAAGGGAATCGAGTTCGTCTATCAGGCCTGCGCGTTCCTGCCGGCGATCGGCCTGCTTGCGATGTTCCTGCCGAAGATGCCGAAAATCCGGCACGGGTAG
- a CDS encoding outer membrane protein, producing the protein MRSVKFLVAAGAASLLSSAAFAADMPIAPPPQYYAPPPVAEFGGWYLRGDIGFSNQRVKNIAMGDGRNASLTSLNQSTAFDTAGIFGVGLGYQFNNWFRGDITGQYRGNSNFKGTDLITFPAYGLVGQGVDNYNATKSEWLVMANGYVDLGTWWCITPFIGAGVGVARVNIANYTDNGSNNVNYSSATDSYYLGGPNPSYASAPAASKWNFAWAAHAGLAYRVNPGLTIELAYSYVNLGSGTTGAVSTYDGFTRGVAMKFHDITSHDVKLGVRWDLNSPPVYAPPLVTKG; encoded by the coding sequence ATGCGTAGCGTTAAATTTCTCGTCGCCGCCGGAGCGGCATCATTGTTGTCATCGGCCGCATTCGCCGCCGACATGCCGATTGCGCCGCCTCCTCAGTATTACGCGCCGCCGCCGGTCGCGGAGTTCGGCGGCTGGTATCTGCGCGGCGATATCGGCTTCAGCAATCAGCGCGTGAAGAACATTGCGATGGGGGATGGCCGTAACGCGTCACTAACGTCGCTCAATCAGAGCACGGCGTTTGATACCGCCGGCATCTTCGGGGTCGGTCTCGGCTATCAGTTCAACAACTGGTTCCGCGGCGATATCACGGGTCAATATCGTGGCAACTCGAATTTCAAGGGCACCGACCTGATAACCTTCCCGGCCTACGGTCTCGTCGGACAGGGTGTCGATAACTATAATGCCACCAAGTCGGAATGGTTGGTGATGGCCAACGGTTACGTCGATCTCGGTACCTGGTGGTGCATCACTCCCTTCATCGGTGCCGGTGTCGGTGTCGCGCGTGTCAATATCGCGAACTATACCGATAACGGTTCCAACAACGTGAATTACAGCTCAGCCACCGATAGCTATTACTTGGGCGGTCCCAATCCGAGTTACGCCAGTGCTCCGGCTGCGTCGAAGTGGAATTTCGCCTGGGCCGCGCATGCCGGTCTGGCCTATCGCGTCAATCCGGGGCTCACGATTGAGTTGGCCTACAGCTACGTCAATCTCGGTTCGGGAACGACGGGCGCTGTGTCGACTTACGACGGCTTCACCAGGGGCGTTGCAATGAAGTTTCACGACATCACCTCACATGACGTGAAGCTTGGCGTGCGCTGGGATCTCAACAGCCCGCCGGTCTATGCGCCGCCGCTGGTCACCAAGGGCTGA
- a CDS encoding outer membrane protein, with protein MRRLLLAAVMCGTAHGAYAADMPDLPILRGSLSDGFGTVRTVWQGYYVGGQAGVGESDMNFTGATRNVAARLLSGTAIENSGQVSSWPLGGKASVRGDGWGGFVGYNSQWDDVVIGVEANYMHGKFGGSRSDSMSRFFTDSLGYTDGVTYQSTATMSISDMGTLRARAGYVVGAFLPYMFGGVALGQADIVRSAHIFGTQVNPAAAPGFTNVPFNVSGTDGKYSHLIYGYSAGVGLDVNLIGGLFARVEWEYIRFTSSIDTNVNTVRAGVGYKF; from the coding sequence ATGCGTAGACTTCTGCTGGCGGCAGTCATGTGCGGGACAGCGCACGGAGCATACGCCGCCGACATGCCCGACCTTCCGATTCTGCGCGGGTCGCTGTCCGATGGTTTTGGCACGGTCCGGACCGTATGGCAGGGCTACTACGTCGGCGGGCAGGCCGGCGTCGGCGAATCTGACATGAACTTCACCGGTGCGACCAGAAACGTTGCGGCACGGCTGCTCAGCGGTACGGCCATCGAAAACTCAGGGCAGGTCTCGTCCTGGCCGCTGGGAGGCAAGGCTTCGGTACGGGGCGACGGCTGGGGCGGATTCGTCGGTTACAACAGCCAGTGGGATGATGTCGTGATCGGTGTCGAAGCCAACTATATGCACGGCAAATTTGGCGGCAGCCGAAGCGACTCGATGTCCCGCTTTTTTACCGATTCTCTTGGGTATACCGATGGCGTGACTTATCAAAGCACAGCGACCATGTCGATTTCGGACATGGGAACGCTGCGCGCTCGCGCCGGGTATGTTGTTGGTGCTTTCCTTCCTTATATGTTCGGCGGCGTAGCGCTCGGCCAAGCCGATATCGTACGCAGCGCGCACATCTTCGGGACACAGGTTAATCCGGCTGCGGCGCCCGGTTTCACAAACGTGCCCTTTAATGTCAGTGGCACCGATGGCAAGTACAGCCATCTGATCTACGGCTATTCGGCGGGTGTAGGCCTTGACGTCAATCTGATTGGCGGCCTGTTTGCGCGCGTCGAATGGGAATACATCCGCTTCACCTCCTCGATCGACACAAATGTCAACACCGTTCGCGCCGGCGTCGGCTACAAGTTCTGA
- a CDS encoding phosphoserine transaminase, giving the protein MTVAKPASRPTVPHFSSGPCAKRPGWTPQNLKDAALGRSHRAKIGKARLKLAIDLTREVLEIPTDYKIGIVPASDTGAVEMALWSLLGARPVTMIAWESFGEGWVTDVVKQLKLKDVATLKAGYGELPDLARADPKSDIVFTWNGTTSGVRVPNADWISANREGLTICDATSAAFAQPLDWAKLDVVTFSWQKALGGEGAHGMLILSPRAVARLESYTPPWPLPKIFRMTKGGKLIDGIFVGETINTPSMLCVEDYLDALNWAKSVGGLKGMIARADANTRALSDWAAKTPWIDFLAADPAIRSNTSVCLKVIDPAITSLPAEAQAAFAKKLVAAVEKEGAGYDFGHYRDAPPGLRIWCGATVEASDVALLTQWIDWAFAETKASLAKAA; this is encoded by the coding sequence ATGACCGTTGCGAAGCCCGCTTCGCGGCCAACCGTGCCGCATTTCTCCTCCGGCCCCTGTGCCAAGCGCCCTGGCTGGACTCCCCAAAATCTCAAGGACGCAGCTCTCGGCCGTTCGCATCGTGCGAAGATCGGCAAAGCGCGCCTGAAGCTCGCGATCGATCTGACGCGCGAGGTTCTGGAAATTCCGACCGACTACAAGATCGGCATCGTGCCGGCGTCGGATACCGGCGCGGTGGAGATGGCGCTGTGGTCGCTGCTCGGCGCGCGCCCCGTCACCATGATCGCCTGGGAATCCTTCGGTGAAGGCTGGGTCACCGATGTCGTCAAGCAGCTTAAGCTGAAAGACGTCGCCACGCTCAAGGCGGGCTACGGCGAACTTCCAGACCTCGCCAGGGCCGACCCGAAGTCGGATATCGTCTTTACCTGGAACGGCACCACCTCCGGCGTTCGCGTGCCGAACGCCGACTGGATCAGTGCGAACCGCGAAGGCCTCACCATCTGCGACGCGACCTCGGCCGCTTTCGCGCAACCGCTCGACTGGGCCAAGCTCGATGTCGTGACCTTCTCCTGGCAGAAGGCGCTGGGCGGCGAGGGCGCGCACGGCATGCTGATCCTGTCGCCGCGCGCCGTGGCGCGGCTGGAAAGCTACACGCCGCCGTGGCCGTTGCCGAAGATCTTCCGCATGACCAAGGGCGGCAAACTGATCGACGGCATCTTCGTTGGCGAGACCATCAACACGCCGTCGATGCTGTGCGTCGAGGACTATCTCGATGCGCTGAACTGGGCCAAGTCGGTCGGCGGCCTCAAGGGCATGATCGCGCGCGCCGATGCCAACACCAGGGCGCTCAGCGACTGGGCGGCGAAAACGCCGTGGATCGATTTCCTCGCCGCCGATCCGGCGATCCGCTCCAATACCTCGGTGTGTCTGAAGGTCATCGATCCCGCAATCACGTCGTTGCCTGCGGAAGCGCAAGCCGCTTTCGCCAAGAAGCTCGTTGCCGCTGTCGAGAAGGAAGGCGCGGGCTACGATTTCGGGCACTACCGCGACGCGCCGCCGGGCCTGCGCATCTGGTGCGGCGCCACGGTGGAGGCGAGCGACGTCGCGCTGCTGACACAGTGGATCGACTGGGCGTTCGCCGAGACCAAAGCCTCGCTTGCCAAGGCGGCGTGA
- the serA gene encoding phosphoglycerate dehydrogenase encodes MTKPKVLISDALSPAAVQIFKDRGIEVDFQPALGKDKDKLAEIIGNYDGLAIRSATKATAKILANAKKLKVIGRAGIGVDNVEIPAATAKGIIVMNTPFGNSITTAEHAITLMLALAREIPAADASTQAGKWEKNRFMGVEITNKILGIIGCGNIGSIVADRALGLKMKVIAFDPFLSPERAKDLGVDKVELEDLFKRADFITLHTPLTDKTRNIIDAAAIAKMKKGVRIINCARGGLVDEQALADALNAKHVAGAAFDVFVEEPATKNVLFGHPNVICTPHLGASTSEAQENVALQVAEQMSDYLLTGAITNALNFPSITAEEAPKLKPFVELAEKLGSFAGQLTETGISKVIITYEGQVAEMKIKALTSAALSGLLRPMLGDVNVVSAPVVAKERGMVVDEVVRAAQSDHESLITVTVATERQKRSVSGTVYADGKPRLVDIKGIRVDAEFGKSMIYVTNEDKPGFIGKFASLLGDAGVNIATFNLGRHGQGGDAIALVEVDGNVPENVLAKVQALPQVKQVKALTF; translated from the coding sequence ATGACCAAACCGAAAGTTCTGATTTCCGATGCGCTCAGCCCTGCCGCCGTGCAGATCTTCAAGGATCGCGGCATCGAGGTCGATTTCCAGCCCGCGCTCGGCAAGGACAAGGACAAGCTCGCCGAGATCATCGGCAACTACGACGGCCTTGCGATCCGTTCGGCCACCAAGGCCACCGCGAAAATTCTCGCCAATGCCAAAAAGCTGAAGGTGATCGGCCGCGCCGGTATCGGCGTCGACAACGTCGAGATTCCGGCCGCGACCGCCAAGGGCATCATCGTGATGAACACGCCGTTCGGCAATTCGATCACGACCGCCGAACATGCGATCACCTTGATGTTGGCGCTGGCGCGCGAAATTCCCGCCGCCGATGCCTCGACCCAGGCCGGCAAGTGGGAGAAGAACCGCTTCATGGGTGTCGAGATCACCAACAAGATTCTCGGCATCATCGGTTGCGGCAACATCGGCTCGATTGTCGCGGACCGCGCGCTCGGCCTGAAGATGAAGGTGATCGCGTTCGATCCATTCCTGTCGCCGGAGCGCGCCAAGGATCTCGGCGTTGACAAGGTCGAGCTTGAAGACCTGTTCAAGCGCGCCGATTTCATCACGCTGCATACGCCATTGACCGACAAGACCCGCAACATCATCGACGCTGCCGCCATCGCCAAGATGAAGAAGGGCGTGCGCATCATCAACTGCGCGCGCGGTGGCCTGGTTGACGAGCAGGCGCTGGCCGATGCGCTCAATGCCAAGCATGTCGCGGGTGCGGCGTTCGACGTGTTTGTCGAGGAGCCGGCGACCAAGAACGTGCTGTTCGGTCACCCCAACGTGATCTGCACGCCGCATCTTGGCGCCTCCACCTCGGAAGCTCAGGAGAACGTCGCGCTGCAGGTCGCCGAGCAGATGTCGGACTATCTGCTCACCGGTGCGATCACCAACGCGCTCAACTTCCCCTCGATCACGGCGGAAGAAGCACCGAAGCTGAAGCCGTTCGTCGAGCTTGCGGAAAAGCTCGGCTCGTTCGCCGGTCAGCTTACGGAGACCGGCATCTCCAAGGTGATCATCACCTATGAGGGGCAGGTCGCCGAAATGAAGATCAAGGCACTGACCTCGGCGGCGCTGTCGGGCCTGCTGCGGCCGATGCTGGGCGACGTCAACGTCGTGTCCGCGCCGGTCGTCGCCAAGGAGCGCGGCATGGTGGTGGACGAGGTGGTGCGCGCCGCGCAGAGCGACCACGAAAGCCTGATCACGGTGACGGTCGCCACCGAGCGGCAGAAGCGTTCGGTGTCCGGCACGGTCTATGCCGACGGCAAGCCGCGCCTTGTCGACATCAAGGGCATCCGTGTCGATGCCGAGTTCGGCAAGTCGATGATCTACGTCACCAACGAGGACAAACCCGGCTTCATCGGCAAATTCGCGTCGCTGCTCGGCGACGCGGGCGTCAACATCGCGACCTTCAATCTCGGCCGTCACGGTCAGGGTGGCGATGCCATCGCGCTGGTCGAGGTTGACGGCAACGTGCCGGAGAACGTTCTCGCGAAGGTGCAGGCGCTGCCGCAGGTCAAGCAGGTGAAGGCGCTGACGTTCTGA